The nucleotide window GGCAGCGCGGCCACCGCCACCGTCACGTTCACCGTCACCGGGATGCGGAGCTTTGCGACCGCCGCGTTCGAGGTCTCGAGCAGCACGTCCGATGTCCAGTTCCCGGCCGGGCACTCCTTGTCGAGTGTCGCGGTGATGTCGTAGGTGACGATGCTACCGCTGCGTGACGCCAGCTTCGCCTCGACGTTCACGAACCCGCCGGTGCTGGTCGCCTTGTTGACCGTCCACTTAGGGTCACTGGTGAAGCTGACTTTCGTCGACACCGTCGCCCCCTTCCCCTTCACCACGCTGCCGAACGCAAGCGTGTCGGGAGACATCATCAGGTCGTCGCGGGTGACGGTGGTGACCTTCAGCGCCACCTCCTCAAACTGCGGCCCCTGGAACGGCACGTAGACCAAAACGGTTTTGGTGATGCCGGCGTGCGGGATGCGCTTCGTATCCATGTACGCGATCACCGCGGCCGTCTCGCCCGGCGCCACGCGGTTGGCCGTCAGAGCCGGGGTCACACACCCGCACGAGACGCGTGGCTGCCCCAGAGTGATAGTCTCTTTGGTCGTGTTGGTGAACCGGAAGTAATGCACCAGAACGGTCCCCTTCGGGCTGACCCCGAAGTCCTTTTCCTTCTCCGTGAACAGTTCACCCGGGCCGGCCAGCGAGAAGGTGCTGAACGCCAATACGCCCACGAAGCTCATCGCGAAACGAGTCATTCCTTTTCCCCCATTTGGACCCGCGTCGCACCCCCCGGAACGTCGCGGGCCTTAACCTATTTGGTATCACACCAACGCAGGCCACATCATCAACGAACGCTGCTGATTCCTATTGCCAATCTCGCGCCGCAACGGTGGCCAGTGCGCGACTCATCAACCCGTCAGGCCCCCACCTCCCTGCATTTCCGAACTGGCCCGCGTAACTCCTACCGCCGGGCCAGGACCGCGACCACGACACGCTCAGCACCGGCGTCGCGAAGCGCCTTTGCAGCCACGCTCGCGGTGCTGCCCGTGGTCATCACATCATCCACGAGCAGTACCGCTTTTCCGGCGACTCTTGCGCTCGATCGCACGCGGAAAACGTCCCTCATGTTTATTAGCCGTGCCGAACGTGTCGGTTGCGCGTGCTGTGTCGTAAAACGTGCCCGACGCAGCACGCGTGGCTCGTATGACCGGCCGAGAGAACTGGCGATTTCCCGCGCCAGAGCTTCCGACTGGTTGTAACCCCGTGTCCATTTGCGCCACCAGTGGAGCGGAACTGGCACAACGGTGTCGATCTCGGCCAACGCGTGCGCAGTGCCCCGCTCTTCAACCAGCACCCGACCGAGACGATCGGCGAGTCCTTCTCCGGAGAGCAACTTCATGCGCAGTATCGCGTCGCGCAGCTTCCCTTCATACGGCCCGAGACGCACCGCGGAATCGAACGCGAAGCCCGCGCCGCGGCACTCACCGCAGCCTTTAGAAATGTCGGCGTGTGGACCAACCGTTTGCGCACACCATGGGCACGCCGGAAACGGGTCCGACACGATCGCGCGACGACATTCGGAGCAGAGTCCGTGCCGAAGCGCGCCGTCGGGTGGTTCTTCAGCATCACAAACAAGACAAGAATCCGGATACACTAGACCAATTGCGTGACGAATGAGTTCTGATGTGGCCCGCAACATGACCGGGTCCTCAACGGCGGCGTCACTTCTTCTGGCAGTTCTGCCTTGATAGTACGACCAAGGCGAGTAACACGCAATCACTCGCACGGACAATGGAACGGGTATTTCATAAGGAGTGGCGGTGCGTACCGTTCATGGACGACACGCTCCGGTCCGGACCCGGTACCGGCGAAACCCGATCGCCGAGAGATGCTTTGCACGAAAATTCAAACGTTAAATTAAATTTTTTAACACAAACCAATTAACTTATTACAGGTCCAGTTGATCCATCCAGCCCCTGTTAGGTCAGCCCTGTGATGCCCCACGTGCGAACGCCCTCAGCCAGCGCCCGTTGGGGTGGCCGGCCTTACCTCCGCCTTTCCGGGACCGCAGCGCGTCGATCGCGGCATCAAGTAGGCGTTGATCCGCCGGCAACGGTCTTGCGGTAGACGCTGAAATCGGCGGCACTGTCCTGACGCGCGCCCCGTGGTGCGTCATCAGCGCGATCTGCACACGATCTCGAAGCTGAAGGTCATCGGTCGAACGGAATGAGGGCATCGAGGCTTTCCGCATCGCTCGTGAGTAACTGGATGCGAATCAGGAGGGGGCGCCTTTCTGTCGGAAGATGGGACGCCGCAAACGGCTCATGTATTAGGCCGATCGGGGGGATTGCTTCGGCGCGTGCGAACCCATAGACTTCATTAGGCGTCATCCTCGCTGTAACGGTTTGAAGTGGTGTCTCCTGACGGCTGCAACCCGGCAAGGACAACTATCTCCTACACCGATTAGCGTAACTGTAGTGCTCTGGATAGTAAAGTTCAGAGTCTGAAATGACGATGGGAATACTAGCAGCTTAGGATTTCAGCCACTTGGAGAGGTGGCAGAGTGGTCGAATGCGTCGGTCTCGAAAACCGATATACCCGCAAGGGTATCGAGGGTTCGAATCCCTCCCTCTCCGCTACAACGCCATCTGCGTCAAGACGCAGATGGCGTTTTTTATGGCTTTCAAGCGTTTTTGCCTGTTTAGAGCGATTTCGGTTATTGTTTAGCTGTGTATCCGCCGTGGCGGATGGAGTCGCCGCACTCGTCGGGTATCAACGCCTCGTGGACGGTGGAGAAGAAGCTCTCGATCTTGTCGATGGTGGCAACTCGGCAGGGGCGGTGACGGTTTGGGGTATGAATCCATCGAAATCCAGGCAAATTGAGTGCGTTTGCCCGGGGTAGGGCCGCGATGCTGACCTTCAGGCCCAACCGTCGGTGCAACTCGGCCGGGTCGGCGCGGACCAGTTCCCGCACCCGCACGCGGCGAACGTGACCGGCCGGCTGGTGCTGCGTGTATGCGGGGCCAACGATCCGGTGGCCTTGAGCCGGCGCGCCCAGGACGCGCTCGCTGAGTACTTCTACGCCAGGGCAGGGGGCTTCAGCGCCAGCTGGCAGTCGGCCCACAACCCCTCACGCAAATCCATCGAATACGCACGTCTCGGAGGCTCCCGTAATGTCTCCTCCGTCGTACCCGAACTCAAACCGTCGCGCTACATCTTTCCCGTAACTGCTCGAGTTCGGCGAACACGTCCCCAACCCGGCCCTGCCAATACGCCGCGTTCCGGAAGTCGACGACCAGTTCGAAAGTGGTCAAATTCACAAGATCAATTGAGTGGCTGTATTCGCTCCCGTTGGACACGAACACTTTCCGCGGGGCGTTATCGAAGTGCCGCTCCTGACCCTACGCAGCCGTCATCGGTCCGAACGACGAACGCGCCTCGGGGCTCGCCACGCACGTCCTCACGACCCAGTTCGGGGACCACCCCGGGCGCGTCAGGGCGTCGTCGCCGGGCACCGGGGGCGTCGATGCAGTCGGGCGTTTGGAAGTCTCCGCCTCACCCGGCAGTACCTTCATCTGCTGCACGTGACGTACTCATGGCTCGCCCTCCTCATCAGTTACGACGAACACGCCCTACGCATTTGCCTCTTCCTCGCCGGAGGTCGCGAGGTGCATTACAAACCGCGACGTGACCCCATAACTGTTTCTGCTTGTTGTTTCGCTTGCTACCGTGCTCCGCAGCCGCGACAATCACGTTATCTCCCCCGCGGAAGCTCTCCAGCTTCGGGCTGCCACCGGAGCCGCCATGCCGACTCGTCTCCTCCTGACCTTTGCGGCCGTTGTCGCCCTCACGCTCCCATGCAGGGCGGCTGAGAAAGTGGACTTCGCGCGCGACATCCGCCCGATCCTGTCGGACAAGTGCTTCAAGTGTCACGGCCCCGGCACGCAAAAGGCCAAGCTGCGGCTTGACGACCGCGACGCGGCCGTCAAAAAGGGCGCACTTACACCCGGGAAGCACGCCGACAGCACACTGATCGAGCGCGTCCTGCTCGACGACAGCGACACGGGCCGGATGCCACCTCCTGACACTGCGGACCGGCTCACTCCCGAACAAATCGCGAAGCTCAAGAAGTGGATCGATGAGGGGGCCGAGTACCGGCCGCACTGGGCGTTCGTCCCTCCGAAACGCCCCGACGTTCCGAAGGCCGCGCCGGCCGCCAACCCGATCGACGCGTTCGTCCGCGCGCGGCTCGCCCAAGACGGGCTGGAGCCGGCGCCGCAGGCCGACAAATCGACGCTCATTCGCCGCGTCACGCTCGACCTCACGGGGTTGCTCCCGACCCCGAAGGAGGTTGAAGACTTCCTGGCGGATAAGTCGTCCGGCGCCTACGAGACGGTGGTGGACCGGTTGCTCGCCTCCCCGCACTACGGAGAGCGGATGGCGCGCCACTGGCTCGATCTGGCGCGCTACGCCGACAGCAACGGGTACACGATCGACGGCCCGCGGCAGATCTGGGCGTACCGCGACTGGGTCATTAAAGCCCTTAATTCCGACATGCCTTTCGACCAGTTCACGCGGGAGCAACTCGCCGGCGACCTGCTCCCGGGCGCGACACTGGACCAGAAGGTCGCGACCGGGTTCCACCGCAACACGGCGTTCAACGAGGAGGGCGGCACCGACCCCGAGCAGTTCCGGGTCGAGCGGACCATCGACCGCGCCAACACGACCGGTGCCGTGTGGCTGGGGCTCACGTTCGGGTGCGCCCAGTGCCACGACCACAAGTACGACCCGCTGCCTGCGAAGGACTACTACCGGCTGTACGCGTTCTTCGACAGTTGTGACGAGCCCACCATCCCGATCGGCGGGCCGGCGGACCTGGAAAAGCGGATCGCGGAGCTTCAAACGAAGGTCGCCACCGCCCGTCTAGCGGGCAACGACGCCGAAACCAAGAAGCTTTTGGCGGAGATCAAGAAGGTTCAGGGCCAGGTGCCCACGACGCTGGTGATGCGCGAGCGCGCGAAACCGCGGCAGACATTCGTGCAGGTCCGCGGCGATTTCCTCCGCAAGGGCGAGGAAGTTCAGCCGGGTTACCCCGCCGCCGTCGGAACCACGCCGGCCGAGAAGCGCCTGACCCGCCTCGATCTTGCCAAGTGGCTGACCAGTGCGGACAACCCGCTTACCGCGCGGGTGACGGTGAACCGCGCGTGGCAAACGTTCTTCGGACGGGGCCTGGTCGAAACGGAAAACGACTTCGGCCTCCAGGGCAGCTTCCCAACCCACCCCGAACTGCTCGACTGGCTCGCGGTCGAGTTCGCGTCGCCGTCGGGCCGGTGGAGTTTCAAGCGCCTGCACAAACTGATCGTGACATCGGACACCTATAAACAGTCGTCGGCGGCCCGGCCCGAGCTGGCCGAGAAGGACCCGCGTAACCTGCTCCTGGGCCGTCAGTCGCGGTTGCGGTTAGAAGCCGAGATCATCCGCGACGTGTCACTTTCGGCAAGCGCGCTGCTGAACCCGAAGCTCGGCGGCCCGGGCGTGTTCCCGCCGCAGCCGCGGGAGCTGTTCCAGTTCACGCAGAGCAACCACGCGTGGGCCGAGAGCAAAGGCCCGGACCGCTACCGACGCGGCATGTACACGTACATCTGGCGCCAGTCGCAGCACCCGCTGTTAGCCACGTTCGACGCGGCGGACGCGCAGGTGGCGTGTACGAAGCGGAACCGGAGCAACACGCCGCTTCAGGCGCTGCACCTGGCGAACGACCCGGCGTTCGTAGAGTTCGCCGAGGCGCTCGGGAAACGGATCGAGTCCTCAAGTCCGTCGGACGATGCCGGCAAGATCGCCTTCGCGTTCGCGGTGTGCTTCGCGCGCACACCGACCGACGCGGAGGCGAGCCGGGTTCGGTCGTACCTGGACGCCAGGCGCAAGGCCGACCCGAAAACGGCTTGGGCGGCGGTGGCCCGCGTGCTGATGAACCTGGACGAGTTCATCACGAGGGAGTGAGGAGTTATGGGGCTTGGTAGCCACGCCAACGTTCACAACACGTGCCTCCGACTCCTCGCCAGCAAAGGGTACGCGTTGCGCGTAACAGGCGAGGTAATTGAAGAGGGCCAGTTCCCAACGGACTGTCACTGGATCGCGGAGAAAGATGGTTTCTACTTCTGTGCTCACAATCCGATTGAGCTGCTCGGGCTGGTGGCCGTTCGCGATCACCTGCAACCTCAAGAAGACGTTCCGTACTGGTGGGCGATTCGCGGCGCGGATCTGAGTACCGAACTTTTGGAGCGGGCGTTCGGCGATTGCAAGCTCGGCACCGGGCGAGAGGCTCTTGAATGACCACCCACGAAATTGACGACGCCCTCACGCTGGCGCGTACCCGGCGGCACTTCTTCCGCGACTGCGGGGTCGGCATTGGCGCGATGGCCCTGGGCTCGCTCCTCGCGCGCGACTCGCGGGCGAAGGAGCGGACCGACCCGCTCGCGCCCAAAAAGCCACACTTCCCGGCGAAGGCGAAAGCAGTCATCTTCCTGTTCATGGCCGGAGCGCCGAGCCAGCTCGAGCTGTTCGAGCCGAAACCGGAGCTGAACAAACTGAGCGGCCAGAAGGTCCCCGAGACGTTCACCAAGGGCAAGCGGTTCGCGTTCATCAAGGGCGACGCGAAGCTGCTGGGGACGGTGCGGAAGTTCGAGAAGGTCGGGCAGTGCGGGATGGACGTATCCGAACTGCTGACCCACCACAAAGGGATCGTGGACGAACTGTGCTGGTTCCGCGGCATGAAAACGGACGTGTTCAACCACGGCCCCGCGAAGTGCTTTGTCAACACGGGCAGCCCGCAGTTCGGCCGCCCCAGTATGGGCGCCTGGCTCACCTACGGGTTGGGCAGCGAGAGCGACAGCCTGCCCGGGTTCGTGGTGCTGCAATCCGGCCCGCGCGGGCCGCGCGGCGGGGCGGCACTGTACGGCTCCGGCTTCCTGCCCAGCCTGTACCAGGGGGTGCCGTTCCTCAAAGGGCCGAGCCCGATCCTCGACCTCGCACCGCCGCCGCGGGTGAGCAACAAGGACCAGGGGGAGTTCGTTGAAGCCGTCGGCGACCTCAACAAACTCCGTCACGAGGCGACCGGCGATCCAGAAATTCAGACGCGCATCGCCGCCTACGAGATGGCCTACCGCATGCAGACCTCGGCCCCGGAGCTGATGGACCTCGCTAAGGAGGACAAGAAAACGCTCGCGGCGTACGGCGCGGAGCCGGGCAAGCCGAGTTTCGCGGCCAACTGTGTCCTCGCGCGGCGGCTCGTGCAGCGCGGCGTGCGGTTCGTGCAACTGTACCACACCGACTGGGACCACCACGGCGGCAGCCTGGACCTCACGAAGCCGCTGGAGAACATCTGCAAGGAGATCGACCAGCCCTGTGCCGCACTGGTCCGCGACCTGAAGCGGCTGGGACTACTCGACAGCACAATCGTGGTGTGGGGCGGCGAGTTCGGGCGCACACCGATGGGCGAAACGCGCGAGACCGTCGGCCGCGACCACCACATCGACGCCTACACGATGTGGGTCGCGGGCGGCGGGTTCAAACCGGGCCTCCTGCACGGCAAAACCGACGAGATCGGTTACAACGTGGTCGAGAACGAGGTTCACGTTCACGACCTGCAAGCCACGATCCTCAACCAGATGGGTCTGGACCACACGAAACTCACCTACCGGTTCCAGGGACGCGACTTTCGGCTCACCGACGTTCACGGCAAGGTCGTAAGAGACGCGCTGGTGTGATCGCGCCAGCACGGCCGCTTCGCCCCGACTCAACATCTACTTACGGACGACACCGATGGCCCAGTCGTGTCCCCATTGTGCCGCGCCGCTCCCAGACACCTGGGACGCGTTCTGCGGGTCCTGCCGCAACCCGTTGCCCGAGACTGAGGCCGCTCAGCCGACGGGTGCGGCGGATGTCGTAACGGAACCGGGAGCAACACAACCGGCCGAACCCCACACCGACGACCCAACGGCGCGGTTCTGGCAAACGCTCACCGAAATCACGCCCCGCCCGACCGTGACTCGCGTTCTCGTCGCGATCAACCTTGTGATTTTCGGGCTCATGGGAGCCTCCGGGTTGAGTCTGAACCAGCCGAGTCCCGCTGAACTACTGAAGTGGGGAGCGGACTTCGGCCCCAACACGCTTAACGGCGAGTGGTGGCGGGCGCTAACGTGCATGTTCGTCCACATCGGCATCCTACACATCTTGATGAACATGTGGGTGCTCTCGGCCACCGGACCGTTGGTGGAACGGATGCTCGGGAACGCGGGGTTCTTGGTCGCCTACTTGGTTTCGGGGCTGGGCGGGAGCTTGGCCAGCCTGTGGCTTAACCCGGGTGTCGTCAGTGCCGGCGCTTCTGGCGCCGTGTTTGGCATTTACGGCGCGCTGCTCGGGTTGCTCCAGCGCCAGCGGACATCGATCCCGCCGGCCGCGCTGACCGGCTTAAAAAACAGCGGGCTCGGGTTCCTCGCGTACAACGTGTTCTTCGGGCTGACGCAACCGAACATCGATCTCGCCGCCCACGCGGGCGGATTCGTCACAGGTTTCTTGTGCGGGTTGGTGCTGAGCCGGCCGTTCACCCCCGCCGGGGTCGCAGCGCGGCCGACCCGAAACTTCGTGACCGGTTTCGGCGGCTTTGTCGTAATCACGGTCGGGTTAACCCTTCTCTCCGTGGCGCCGCCGAAAATCGTTCTGATCGACCGGGAACTTGAGCGCTGCGAAGAGCTGGACAAGCGCGCGAGGCAGTTCATTCGCACCGGTCACGAACGCCTGTCTCGTGGCGATCTCGACGACAAAGCCTTCGCTGAGACGATCGAACGCAGTCTGTTGCCCGAATGGCGGGAGGCCCGCACACGTTTGGCCGCCCTTCGCGGAACGTCATCTCACGACGACGCTCACCTCACCTTGGTCCTCGATTACATGCAGCTCTGCGAAGAGGGTTGGACGCTGTACGCCGAGGCCGTTCGCACCGGAGACGATGGCAAGGCACAGGAAGCGGCTAACAAGCACAAACTGGCGGACGCCCTGGTTGACAAAATCCGAACGCACTAAGCGGCGAGCACTTCGCGTCACAACGGCCTGCTCGACCACCAGCACGTTCCACCGGGCGGAACCTCTCGTCATTCCAGAGCCTCCTCAACCTTCCCATTTCGTTCTTGAACCGCATTGCGCACGCGGTTACCTTTCAAACTCCTACCTTCAGTGGGTTCTAACCCACCTGCTGCCCCTTCCCCGGAAACGCTGCCATGCTCCGGGTCCTCGGCCACCCTTCCGCCGCTTGTGACGGTCTGACGCGCCGCGACCTGCTGCGCGCCGGTTCGCTTGCCGCGCTGGTCGGCGGCACCGCCGCGGTTCCTACTTCCGCTGTGACAGGCTCGGACGCATCGCCCGGAAAAAGGGCGCCGGCGAAGGCCGTCATCCTCATCGACCTGTACGGCGGCCCGTCCCACATCGACACCTTTGATATGAAGCCCAGCGCGCCGCCGGAAATCCGCGGTGAGTTCCGGCCCATACAAACAGTGCTGCCTGGAGTGCAAGTGTGTGAGCACCTGCCGTTGCTCGCCCAGCGGCTCAACAAGCTCGCGGTCGTGCGCAGCGTCACACACAAGTACAACTCACACAACCCTTACGGAGTGATGACGGGGTTTGACGGCGGGCAGGACCAAATGGACTACTTCGCCAGGCCCACCAACCACCCGAGCGTTCCGAGCGTTTGCCAGTACTTCGGGGTCGGCCACAGCCGCGATCTGCCGGGGTACGTGATGCTGCCCGCGTTCCCCGGGTACAGCCAGGGGCTCCGCCGCGCCGGCCCCTACGGCGGCTACCTCGGACCCAAATTCGACCCGGTGTTCAGCGTCGCCGACACCTTTTCGGGCAGCGACACGTCCAGCAACAAGGACTTCTACAACCCGCACGTCGCGCTCACCGGCGAGCCACGGTTGCCCAAAATTAGCGGCGAGTTGACGCTCGACGCACTGAACGGCCGCCGCTCGCTCGTGCAGCAACTCGAATCGAAGGCCGCGCACTTCGAGGCAAAGGGGCACGACTTGCGGCGCGACGCCGCGTTCGAGCTGCTGCTGTCGCCGAAGGCGAAAACCGCATTCGACCTCTCGAAGGAGCCGGAAAAGTTGCGCGACCGTTATGGGCGCGACGTGTTCTCGCAGAGCCTGTTGCTGGCTCGGCGTCTTATCGAATCGGGCGTGACGTTCGTCACCGTTCACACCGAGGCCAAGCCGAACGGCCACTGGGACACGCACAACAACAACTTCAACATGCTGAAGCACCTGCTGCTGCCGTTCCTCGACCGCGCGCTGTCGGCCCTGATCGACGACCTTACCGATCGCGGGTTGCTCGAGAGCACACTCGTGGTCGTGACCGGCGACATGGGCCGCACCCCCAAGGTGAACAGCGCCGCCGGGCGCGACCACTGGCCGCAGTGCGGGTTCTGCCTGTTCGCGGGCGGCGGCACGAAGCCCGGTATCGTCCACGGCGCGACGGACAAAATCGCCGCCTACCCGACCGATCACCCGGTGAGCGCCGGTGACCTCGTGAGCACCGTCTATCACCTCGTCGGTGTCGACCCGGAGGGCATGGTCCCCGATCACACCAACCGCCCGATTCACATTTCCCACGGCGGCAAACCGATCCGCGGGATATTGGCCTGACGCAAGCCGTTTCACCGCAGAGGGCACGAGAGTGCTCAGGAAAGACAAAAGGGCGATCCTTGGGCTAACTCCCCTCTGCGCCCTCTGCGGTGAAACTGATCTCCCGGAGAAACCCATGCTGCGCATCGGCGACTCGGCCCGGCTCGGGCGGCGCGACTTCCTCCGCGTCGGCAGTCTCGCACTCGGTGGCCTGTCACTTCCGTGGCTCCTGCCCACCACGCGAGCCGGCACGAAACTCTCGGAACTCGGGAAGCCGGTCACGGACAAAGCCGTCGTGTTCCTGTTCATGCACGGCGGACCGAGCCAGTTCGAGACGTTCGATCCCAAGATGACCGCGCCGGCCGAGATCCGCTCGGCGACCGGCGAAATCAAGACCGCGGTTCCGGGCGTCACCTTCGGGAGCGGGTTCCCCGAACTCGCGGCGCGCGCCGACCGGTTGTGCGTCGTGCGGTCGTTCGTCCCGGGCGACGGCAACCACGACATCAAGACCATCGTCGGCAAGGACTCGTACATGGCCAACATCGGCAGCGCGTACGCCAGCGCCGCCGGGGCCAGTTTGCCGGGCAACGGGTTACCCACCAACTGCGTGCTCTTCCCGCGCGCGGTCGATCCGGGCGCCGGGCCGGAGCAAAGCGGGTTCGGCAAGTTCGCATCGCACGGGCCGTTCCCCGCCAGCACTGCCCCCTTTCAACCCGACGGCAACGGGGCGCTCAAGAAGGACATGATGCTCAACCTGCCGGCGGACCGCCTCGACGACCGCCGCGCAATGCTGCGCGCGTTCGACGCCGCAAAATCGACCCGCGACGCGGGCTTCGATCAGATGGACGCGGCCCGCCAGAAGGCGTTCGGCATCCTTCTGGGCAACGCGGCCGAAGCGTTCGACCTCGCAAAAGAGGACCCGAAAACGGTCGCGCGGTACGACACCGAAAAGCTGTACGACGTGACCACGATCAACAAAAAGTGGAACAACTGGCGGCACTACACCGACAACGCGAAAACGCTCGGCAAGCTCATGCTGCTCGCCCGCCGGCTGGTGGAGCGGGGCGCGGGGTTCGTCACCGTCACGACGAACTTCGTGTGGGACATGCACGCCGACAGCAACAACGCGACGGTGACCGAAGGCATGGGCTACATGGCCCCGCCGTTCGACCACGCGGTCAGCGCGTTCCTCGACGACCTCAAGGCCCGCGGGCTCGAAGACAAGGTGCTGCT belongs to Gemmata obscuriglobus and includes:
- a CDS encoding ComF family protein, with product MLRATSELIRHAIGLVYPDSCLVCDAEEPPDGALRHGLCSECRRAIVSDPFPACPWCAQTVGPHADISKGCGECRGAGFAFDSAVRLGPYEGKLRDAILRMKLLSGEGLADRLGRVLVEERGTAHALAEIDTVVPVPLHWWRKWTRGYNQSEALAREIASSLGRSYEPRVLRRARFTTQHAQPTRSARLINMRDVFRVRSSARVAGKAVLLVDDVMTTGSTASVAAKALRDAGAERVVVAVLARR
- a CDS encoding DUF1501 domain-containing protein; its protein translation is MLRVLGHPSAACDGLTRRDLLRAGSLAALVGGTAAVPTSAVTGSDASPGKRAPAKAVILIDLYGGPSHIDTFDMKPSAPPEIRGEFRPIQTVLPGVQVCEHLPLLAQRLNKLAVVRSVTHKYNSHNPYGVMTGFDGGQDQMDYFARPTNHPSVPSVCQYFGVGHSRDLPGYVMLPAFPGYSQGLRRAGPYGGYLGPKFDPVFSVADTFSGSDTSSNKDFYNPHVALTGEPRLPKISGELTLDALNGRRSLVQQLESKAAHFEAKGHDLRRDAAFELLLSPKAKTAFDLSKEPEKLRDRYGRDVFSQSLLLARRLIESGVTFVTVHTEAKPNGHWDTHNNNFNMLKHLLLPFLDRALSALIDDLTDRGLLESTLVVVTGDMGRTPKVNSAAGRDHWPQCGFCLFAGGGTKPGIVHGATDKIAAYPTDHPVSAGDLVSTVYHLVGVDPEGMVPDHTNRPIHISHGGKPIRGILA
- a CDS encoding DUF1501 domain-containing protein; the protein is MLRIGDSARLGRRDFLRVGSLALGGLSLPWLLPTTRAGTKLSELGKPVTDKAVVFLFMHGGPSQFETFDPKMTAPAEIRSATGEIKTAVPGVTFGSGFPELAARADRLCVVRSFVPGDGNHDIKTIVGKDSYMANIGSAYASAAGASLPGNGLPTNCVLFPRAVDPGAGPEQSGFGKFASHGPFPASTAPFQPDGNGALKKDMMLNLPADRLDDRRAMLRAFDAAKSTRDAGFDQMDAARQKAFGILLGNAAEAFDLAKEDPKTVARYDTEKLYDVTTINKKWNNWRHYTDNAKTLGKLMLLARRLVERGAGFVTVTTNFVWDMHADSNNATVTEGMGYMAPPFDHAVSAFLDDLKARGLEDKVLLVACGEMGRTPRINKTGGRDHWGNLGPLLLAGGGLPGGAVIGKSSANGGEPNSDPVKVTNLIGTIMSTLFDTGKLRVTRGVSRELLQMADYSPIPGLNG
- a CDS encoding DUF1501 domain-containing protein, which gives rise to MTTHEIDDALTLARTRRHFFRDCGVGIGAMALGSLLARDSRAKERTDPLAPKKPHFPAKAKAVIFLFMAGAPSQLELFEPKPELNKLSGQKVPETFTKGKRFAFIKGDAKLLGTVRKFEKVGQCGMDVSELLTHHKGIVDELCWFRGMKTDVFNHGPAKCFVNTGSPQFGRPSMGAWLTYGLGSESDSLPGFVVLQSGPRGPRGGAALYGSGFLPSLYQGVPFLKGPSPILDLAPPPRVSNKDQGEFVEAVGDLNKLRHEATGDPEIQTRIAAYEMAYRMQTSAPELMDLAKEDKKTLAAYGAEPGKPSFAANCVLARRLVQRGVRFVQLYHTDWDHHGGSLDLTKPLENICKEIDQPCAALVRDLKRLGLLDSTIVVWGGEFGRTPMGETRETVGRDHHIDAYTMWVAGGGFKPGLLHGKTDEIGYNVVENEVHVHDLQATILNQMGLDHTKLTYRFQGRDFRLTDVHGKVVRDALV
- a CDS encoding DUF1573 domain-containing protein, which produces MTRFAMSFVGVLAFSTFSLAGPGELFTEKEKDFGVSPKGTVLVHYFRFTNTTKETITLGQPRVSCGCVTPALTANRVAPGETAAVIAYMDTKRIPHAGITKTVLVYVPFQGPQFEEVALKVTTVTRDDLMMSPDTLAFGSVVKGKGATVSTKVSFTSDPKWTVNKATSTGGFVNVEAKLASRSGSIVTYDITATLDKECPAGNWTSDVLLETSNAAVAKLRIPVTVNVTVAVAALPERVSFGDVKMGAATAEQKVTIQGSAPFKILEVKGADDQLTVKVEKDSAKPVHTVVIAASPTATGGFTRSVEIVTDNKDQPTVIVPVTAKVVSK
- a CDS encoding rhomboid family intramembrane serine protease; translated protein: MGASGLSLNQPSPAELLKWGADFGPNTLNGEWWRALTCMFVHIGILHILMNMWVLSATGPLVERMLGNAGFLVAYLVSGLGGSLASLWLNPGVVSAGASGAVFGIYGALLGLLQRQRTSIPPAALTGLKNSGLGFLAYNVFFGLTQPNIDLAAHAGGFVTGFLCGLVLSRPFTPAGVAARPTRNFVTGFGGFVVITVGLTLLSVAPPKIVLIDRELERCEELDKRARQFIRTGHERLSRGDLDDKAFAETIERSLLPEWREARTRLAALRGTSSHDDAHLTLVLDYMQLCEEGWTLYAEAVRTGDDGKAQEAANKHKLADALVDKIRTH
- a CDS encoding PSD1 and planctomycete cytochrome C domain-containing protein — translated: MPTRLLLTFAAVVALTLPCRAAEKVDFARDIRPILSDKCFKCHGPGTQKAKLRLDDRDAAVKKGALTPGKHADSTLIERVLLDDSDTGRMPPPDTADRLTPEQIAKLKKWIDEGAEYRPHWAFVPPKRPDVPKAAPAANPIDAFVRARLAQDGLEPAPQADKSTLIRRVTLDLTGLLPTPKEVEDFLADKSSGAYETVVDRLLASPHYGERMARHWLDLARYADSNGYTIDGPRQIWAYRDWVIKALNSDMPFDQFTREQLAGDLLPGATLDQKVATGFHRNTAFNEEGGTDPEQFRVERTIDRANTTGAVWLGLTFGCAQCHDHKYDPLPAKDYYRLYAFFDSCDEPTIPIGGPADLEKRIAELQTKVATARLAGNDAETKKLLAEIKKVQGQVPTTLVMRERAKPRQTFVQVRGDFLRKGEEVQPGYPAAVGTTPAEKRLTRLDLAKWLTSADNPLTARVTVNRAWQTFFGRGLVETENDFGLQGSFPTHPELLDWLAVEFASPSGRWSFKRLHKLIVTSDTYKQSSAARPELAEKDPRNLLLGRQSRLRLEAEIIRDVSLSASALLNPKLGGPGVFPPQPRELFQFTQSNHAWAESKGPDRYRRGMYTYIWRQSQHPLLATFDAADAQVACTKRNRSNTPLQALHLANDPAFVEFAEALGKRIESSSPSDDAGKIAFAFAVCFARTPTDAEASRVRSYLDARRKADPKTAWAAVARVLMNLDEFITRE